The proteins below are encoded in one region of Campylobacter showae:
- a CDS encoding response regulator, translating to MDVLLRNGYDVNLSLLRQGQMQASASRLAGQELVKVGDESMTSAEYLNRQAQIEYRAKDFLRAQSSGIISKLRVNNVMDISDSNSLNKGEFNINNLLGRNSGLDYHYSSSPTLTGDFARYDFTYLGSRHSVNQEQGIDSVVNDHNALKEIKQKYGVDTSNAYLNGSLRGERYFQGINADPHSINMSFIDQSGYLENTKSSNLNSYASSSTLHTKYGDVEVFLDLYGDNDKLGIGKLTSNALLFNFDSNGDGILNSSDKLFSKLKVRGHDKDGNEKIANLSDVVSDIDLTKFINSDVVNWNQKRRDIINSESLANNDMRNFVDTTNIDHRISYYSSNPYTVFAPESRYKKAEADSIKSFFDAYADKDGWVDLRNNNVFNKNSLFNNFAYAKAGFDGKLKLNEFNPIINPDSPRDKNFTYNGYQRDSFMKFYRDYEKESTAHAKDVEWLSKNLKEYNVENADEYINKLKDSKSAYMVAMENEFEAATGLKFSEANLEKVRRAFETDIDRAASSLRDSDSVIAMKLNDNGSITLKFDSGREIEVTQLYSDTGKLLGDKTRRASLNLETKAMSDIELGSISFNNIGILDTDGKYKTLQEIGASAIKSFSTKHGKQFLIYLGDNKTLTAKDLYNISFLNNELGKGANVGEKDRFYKKIDVRV from the coding sequence ATGGATGTTCTGCTAAGAAACGGCTATGACGTAAATTTATCATTATTGAGACAAGGCCAAATGCAAGCTTCCGCATCTAGACTCGCTGGACAAGAGCTAGTCAAGGTTGGCGACGAAAGTATGACTTCGGCGGAATACCTCAATAGGCAAGCGCAAATCGAGTATAGAGCAAAAGACTTTTTAAGGGCTCAGTCAAGCGGCATCATCTCAAAGCTACGCGTAAATAACGTTATGGATATTAGCGATAGCAACTCTTTAAACAAGGGCGAATTTAATATTAACAATCTGCTTGGTAGAAACAGCGGCTTAGATTATCATTACAGCTCGTCTCCTACCTTGACGGGAGACTTTGCCAGATACGATTTTACGTATCTTGGCTCAAGGCACTCGGTCAATCAAGAACAAGGAATAGATAGCGTAGTAAACGATCATAATGCGTTAAAAGAGATAAAGCAAAAATACGGTGTTGATACCTCAAATGCCTATCTTAACGGCTCCCTTAGGGGCGAGAGATACTTTCAAGGTATAAATGCGGATCCTCACTCGATCAATATGTCTTTCATAGATCAAAGCGGATATCTTGAGAATACCAAATCATCAAATTTAAACTCTTACGCATCTTCAAGTACCCTGCATACTAAATACGGCGACGTAGAGGTATTTTTGGATCTATACGGTGATAACGATAAGTTGGGTATTGGAAAACTCACTAGCAATGCTTTGCTTTTTAACTTCGACAGTAACGGCGACGGAATTTTAAATAGCTCCGATAAGCTATTCTCAAAGCTCAAGGTCAGAGGACACGATAAGGACGGCAACGAAAAGATAGCAAATTTAAGCGACGTAGTATCGGATATCGATTTGACTAAATTTATAAATTCGGATGTCGTTAACTGGAATCAAAAAAGAAGAGATATCATCAACTCCGAATCTCTTGCCAATAACGATATGAGAAATTTCGTAGATACTACAAACATAGATCATAGGATATCTTACTACTCTTCAAACCCCTACACCGTATTTGCACCGGAGAGTAGATACAAAAAGGCGGAAGCCGATAGTATTAAGAGCTTCTTTGATGCATACGCGGATAAAGACGGCTGGGTAGACCTAAGAAACAATAACGTATTTAATAAAAATAGCCTATTTAACAATTTTGCTTACGCTAAGGCTGGATTTGACGGAAAGCTAAAGCTTAATGAATTTAATCCTATAATAAATCCAGACTCCCCGAGAGACAAAAATTTCACCTATAACGGATATCAAAGAGATAGTTTTATGAAATTTTATAGAGATTATGAAAAAGAATCCACCGCCCATGCAAAAGACGTAGAGTGGCTATCAAAAAATCTAAAAGAGTATAACGTAGAAAATGCAGACGAATACATAAACAAGCTAAAGGACAGTAAGTCCGCCTATATGGTAGCTATGGAAAATGAATTTGAGGCTGCTACTGGATTAAAATTTAGCGAGGCGAATTTAGAAAAAGTTAGGCGCGCTTTTGAAACCGATATTGACAGGGCGGCGTCATCATTACGCGACAGCGATAGCGTAATAGCCATGAAGCTAAACGATAACGGATCTATAACCTTAAAATTTGATAGCGGTAGAGAAATAGAAGTAACGCAGCTGTATTCTGATACGGGTAAGCTTTTAGGAGATAAAACCAGAAGGGCAAGCCTAAATTTAGAAACTAAAGCCATGAGCGACATCGAGCTTGGCTCTATAAGCTTTAATAATATAGGCATACTAGATACCGACGGCAAATATAAGACGCTCCAGGAAATAGGAGCTAGCGCTATAAAATCCTTTTCCACTAAGCATGGAAAACAGTTTTTGATATACCTGGGGGATAATAAAACCTTAACGGCGAAGGATCTATACAATATTTCGTTTTTAAATAACGAGCTTGGCAAGGGCGCTAACGTCGGCGAGAAGGATAGATTCTACAAGAAGATAGATGTAAGGGTTTAG
- a CDS encoding type II toxin-antitoxin system HicA family toxin: MSSLDKLIKKLENNPKNASFDDVKRLLLNHGYELDHVRGSHYKFKKGGDTVVIPYHKPIKEIYVLQILAKIRES; this comes from the coding sequence GTGTCCAGTCTTGATAAATTAATCAAAAAACTTGAAAATAATCCGAAAAATGCAAGCTTTGATGATGTTAAGCGCCTGCTACTAAATCACGGATATGAATTAGATCACGTTAGAGGCTCGCACTATAAATTTAAAAAAGGCGGCGACACGGTAGTCATACCGTACCATAAGCCGATTAAAGAGATCTATGTTTTACAAATCTTAGCAAAGATAAGGGAGTCATGA
- a CDS encoding HicB family protein, whose amino-acid sequence MKKDLNYYLNLPYTITIKRLDDGDYFAQYADIGLTKNNLMAGWGATEAEAIADLKEAFACYVEGALENGESIYEPIDENVKVRINLTIPKGVLNAIDAVTNNRSAWLSELAKKALAVQ is encoded by the coding sequence ATGAAAAAAGACTTGAACTATTATTTAAACTTACCGTATACAATCACGATCAAAAGACTAGACGACGGAGATTATTTTGCTCAGTATGCAGATATAGGACTAACTAAAAATAATCTAATGGCCGGCTGGGGAGCTACTGAAGCTGAAGCAATAGCAGATCTAAAAGAAGCATTTGCTTGCTATGTCGAAGGGGCTCTTGAAAACGGCGAAAGTATCTATGAGCCTATCGACGAAAACGTCAAAGTCCGCATAAATTTAACTATACCCAAAGGTGTTTTAAATGCAATCGATGCAGTTACGAATAACCGCTCGGCATGGCTTAGCGAGCTAGCTAAAAAAGCGCTAGCAGTGCAATAA